The Mucilaginibacter rubeus genomic interval CACGCTCAGTGGATAGCATTTATAGATATAGACGAGTATATCGTTCCTAAAATATACCCTTACCACCTGCCCGATTTTCTTGAAGATTATAAAGATTATGGAGGCATTAATATTAACTGGGCTGTTTTTGGCTCAAGCGGTCATAAAAAACGGACCAACAAACCGCAACTGGAGAGCTTTATATTACGCTCGGAAACAAACTTTTATAAAAACCGGCACACCAAATGTATTATACAGCCAAAGTTTGCCGATAGCTGCCATAACCCTCATTACTTTGATTACAAGGATAAAAAATTCGCGGTCAATGAAAAATTCAAGCCCGTGGTAGACGCATTTTCAGATGTGAGTGTGGATAAGATCCTGATAAATCATTATTACTGCCGGTCGGAAGAAGAGTACCTGGAAAAAATCACCCGCGGCGCAGGCGACTCGGTCAGGGTGCGAAAGATGGACGACTTTCACGAGCATAATGATGAAACCAATATTGTAGAAGATACCCTTATATTGGAGATAATAAAAACCAAAACACAGGATCAATTAAAAATGGAACCGGTTGTATAATTCCGGTATAATAATCTCAAATAAAAAGCGGTTGTCTCTTTCGGGACAACCGCTTTTTATTTACCGCACTTTAAATAAGTGCCTGAGTTTGCATTACTCTTTAATAAATGCCAAAAGATCCTTATTTATGGTTGCAGCCTCAGTTGTAGGCATACCATGCGGAAAACCGGGGTAAGAGATTAGTTTGCCGTTTTTCAGCAATTTGATTGACTTCAGCGCCGAGTTTGCAAACGGAACAATCTGGTCGTCCTCACCGTGCATAACAAGTACCGGAATGTCTACACTCTGAAGGTCTTCCCTGAAATCTGTTTCTGAAAATGCTTTAACACAGTCATAATGAGCTTTTATGCCGCCCATCATGCCCTGGCGCCACCAGTTATCCTGGATACCTTTTGATACTTTAGCCCCTTCACGGTTGTAGCCATAAAACGGGAAGGTGATATCCTGGTAAAATTGGTTCCTGTTAGTGGCGGTGTTTTCACGAATATCGTCAAACACAGCAAGCGGAACGCCATCCGGGTTGCTCTCGTTTTGCACCATAATCGGTGGAACCGCGCTGATCAGCACAGCCTTAGCAATACGGCCTTTACCATATTTGGCAGCGTAATGAATAACCTCACCGCCCCCAGTAGAGTGACCGATATGGATAGCATCTTTCAAATCAAGTGCTTCAACAAGCTCAGCAACATCAGCTGCATAAGTGTCCATTTCATTACCGGTTGCGGTTTGGCTTGAGCGACCATGACCACGGCGGTCATGGGCTATAACCCTATAGCCTTGCTCAAGGAAAAAAAACATCTGGGCATCCCAATCATCGGCAGATAAAGGCCAGCCGTGATGGAAAACCAATGGTTGTCCGGTTCCCCAATCCTTGTAAAAAATTTCGGTTCCGTCTTTTACTGTAATTTTACTCATGTCGTTTTTCAATTATGGTGATTAATAAACACTGAAGATGCAGGGCCGTTTTTAACAAAACGTTATCCATATAATATCTTTATGCTTTTAAAGGCTGCAAGAATAAGAAACCAAAAGCTTATTATCTACACTATAAAAGTACCTAATTGAGGCTCAGTCAGTAAAAATCCTTCCAAAATTTACCCTGGTAAGATAAACCAATCATTTTTTTGACACATGACTTGAAGTGGCCTATCAATTACCGACTACTTAGCTGCCGATGCAGGAAAATGCCTGATCTTTTCATCATAAACCAGGACTTTTTAACTAAGCGCGGTTTAAAGAAACTACAAACCGAATATAAAAAACATTTAAAACACTAAAATCAATAATTTAAAGCCGCATTAAATCCTTTTTTATTTCTTCCGTTTAGATGTTACCCAAACGTAATCAGCAATTTTATTAATATCAGCAGCACTGATTGCGCCACGCCAGGCAGGCATTCCTTTTTCAGTTATGCCATTAGTTATATTTTTAACTATCGATGCCTTATCGGCTCCGTGGGCAAAATTGCGGCCAAGCAGGCTTTTGGTTTTTTCGGTACCTTGCAAATGATCCCCATGGCAGGCGGCGCACAACTGTTGAAACATAAACGCTGGCGTTTGCTTTTTCACCGTAGTCTTTTTATTGATGGCAATACTTTGCACCTGCTGTTTAACTTTTTCGTTAGATGGCCTCAATCGTAAGATCATGTCAAAAGGCGGTTCACCTTTACCTTCCGGTGGGTCATAGTGCGAGGTTGATATATACAAATAACCATCAGGCCCAACAACCAGCGAGCGGATCCGGCCATACTGTTTTTTCAGCAACACCTCCTGCGTTACGGGTTTATCATTGTTCAACCTTATGCGCAAAATGGATTCGCCGCGTAAACATGCTACCAATAAATTTCCCTTAAGTTCCGGAAAAGCATTCCCGTTATAAAACCCAGCTTCCGAAGGGCCGATGGACGGTGTATATTCCAGCAAAGGCGAGATCATCCCTTCCCGGGTATCCTGGTGATGGATCAC includes:
- a CDS encoding glycosyltransferase family 92 protein, with translation MRVLKYFSKPKLNYKLAICAIIRDENAYLEEWIKYHLLIGVEHFFMYDNESKVPVKTTLKALGLAQYATVRKIKGEAQQMNAYNDCVKRFGEHAQWIAFIDIDEYIVPKIYPYHLPDFLEDYKDYGGININWAVFGSSGHKKRTNKPQLESFILRSETNFYKNRHTKCIIQPKFADSCHNPHYFDYKDKKFAVNEKFKPVVDAFSDVSVDKILINHYYCRSEEEYLEKITRGAGDSVRVRKMDDFHEHNDETNIVEDTLILEIIKTKTQDQLKMEPVV
- a CDS encoding alpha/beta fold hydrolase translates to MSKITVKDGTEIFYKDWGTGQPLVFHHGWPLSADDWDAQMFFFLEQGYRVIAHDRRGHGRSSQTATGNEMDTYAADVAELVEALDLKDAIHIGHSTGGGEVIHYAAKYGKGRIAKAVLISAVPPIMVQNESNPDGVPLAVFDDIRENTATNRNQFYQDITFPFYGYNREGAKVSKGIQDNWWRQGMMGGIKAHYDCVKAFSETDFREDLQSVDIPVLVMHGEDDQIVPFANSALKSIKLLKNGKLISYPGFPHGMPTTEAATINKDLLAFIKE